Proteins co-encoded in one Anabas testudineus chromosome 8, fAnaTes1.2, whole genome shotgun sequence genomic window:
- the LOC113158576 gene encoding immunoglobulin lambda-1 light chain-like isoform X5 — protein sequence MLGTVCTLITALTCVSGVTVVTQKPPVVTVRKGETATMDCNVFTNDGSRWYKHIPGGAFKFVLRNHVSYSSPQYGSGFSSPKFTSSHLSGTEYRLTINNVEEGDSAVYHCETWDSSVNEHVFGQGTKLIVTSSSLPPPVLTIFPPSSAELRSNKASLVCLSSQSVPFADVTWLADGSPVSSGVSTSTAVQQPDQSFQISSYLDIQTSEWNMNKVYTCKVSLGSQTSEKNINKSKCRTEE from the exons atgttggGGACCGTCTGCACTCTCATCACTGCTCTAACAT GTGTGAGTGGTGTGACGGTGGTGACACAGAAACCTCCAGTTGTGACTGTGAGGAAAGGAGAGACAGCCACCATGGACTGTAACGTTTTTACAAACGATGGGTCTCGCTGGTATAAGCACATTCCAGGAGGAGCTTTCAAGTTTGTGCTTAGGAATCATGTCAGCTATTCCTCTCCACAGTATGGCTCCGGATTCTCCTCTCCCAAATTTACATCCAGTCATTTATCTGGGACAGAGTATCGTTTGACAATCAACAACGTGGAGGAGGGAGACTCAGCAGTGTATCATTGTGAAACATGGGACAGCTCTGTTAATGAGCAT GTATTCGGACAAGGAACCAAGCTGATTGTGACaa GCTCcagcctccctcctcctgtcctGACAATCTTCCCTCCGTCCAGCGCTGAGCTCCGGTCCAACAAAGCCTCTCTGGTCTGTCTGTCCAGTCAGTCTGTGCCTTTTGCAGATGTCACCTGGTTGGCTGATGGGAGTCCAGTGAGCAGTGGGGTCTCTACCAGCACCGCCGTTCAACAACCAGACCAGAGTTTCCAAATCAGCAGCTATCTGGACATCCAGACGTCAGAGTGGAACATGAACAAGGTTTACACTTGTAAAGTGTCTTTGGGATCCCAGActtcagagaaaaacatcaacaagtcTAAATGTCGCACTGAAGAATAG
- the LOC113158576 gene encoding immunoglobulin lambda-1 light chain-like isoform X6 has protein sequence MLGTVCTLITALTCVSGVTVVTQKPPVVTVRTGESATMECNSALSGPRVYKQIPGGVPQFVLNFHHSWSSPDYGSGFSSSKFTANHHSNSDYRLIINNVEEGDSAVYYCSTWDSSASEWVFGQGTKLIVTSSSLPPPVLTIFPPSSAELRSNKASLVCLSSQSVPFADVTWLADGSPVSSGVSTSTAVQQPDQSFQISSYLDIQTSEWNMNKVYTCKVSLGSQTSEKNINKSKCRTEE, from the exons atgttggGGACCGTCTGCACTCTCATCACTGCTCTAACAT GTGTGAGTGGTGTGACGGTGGTGACACAGAAACCTCCTGTTGTGACGGTGAGGACAGGAGAGTCAGCCACCATGGAGTGTAATTCTGCACTGAGTGGACCACGCGTGTATAAGCAGATTCCTGGAGGAGTTCCTCAGTTTGTATTGAACTTTCATCACAGCTGGAGCTCCCCAGACTATGGCTCTGGTTTTTCCTCTTCTAAATTCACAGCGAATCATCATTCAAACTCAGATTATCGTTTGATTATCAACAATGTGGAGGAGGGAGACTCAGCCGTTTATTATTGCAGCACATGGGATAGCTCTGCCAGTGAGTGG GTATTCGGACAAGGAACCAAGCTGATTGTGACaa GCTCcagcctccctcctcctgtcctGACAATCTTCCCTCCGTCCAGCGCTGAGCTCCGGTCCAACAAAGCCTCTCTGGTCTGTCTGTCCAGTCAGTCTGTGCCTTTTGCAGATGTCACCTGGTTGGCTGATGGGAGTCCAGTGAGCAGTGGGGTCTCTACCAGCACCGCCGTTCAACAACCAGACCAGAGTTTCCAAATCAGCAGCTATCTGGACATCCAGACGTCAGAGTGGAACATGAACAAGGTTTACACTTGTAAAGTGTCTTTGGGATCCCAGActtcagagaaaaacatcaacaagtcTAAATGTCGCACTGAAGAATAG
- the LOC113158576 gene encoding immunoglobulin lambda-1 light chain-like isoform X4 has protein sequence MLGNLCTLITVLTYVDAVIVVTQTPAVHTASTGQEVVLNCNIERYDSASVGWYKQVPGDTPQFVLEFFLGDNSLNYGTGFSSDRFNSKSLSNIEYQLIISKTETGDSAVYYCETWDNSDKEYVFGQGTKLIVTSSSLPPPVLTIFPPSSAELRSNKASLVCLSSQSVPFADVTWLADGSPVSSGVSTSTAVQQPDQSFQISSYLDIQTSEWNMNKVYTCKVSLGSQTSEKNINKSKCRTEE, from the exons atGCTGGGGAACCTCTGTACTCTCATTACTGTTCTGACAT ATGTTGATGCGGTGATAGTGGTGACTCAGACGCCTGCTGTCCACACAGCTTCTACAGGACAGGAGGTTGTTCTCAACTGCAACATTGAGCGATATGATAGTGCTTCAGTCGGTTGGTATAAACAGGTTCCTGGTGACACTCCTCAGTTTGTGCTAGAGTTTTTTCTTGGAGATAATTCACTGAACTACGGAACAGGATTTTCCTCAGATCGATTCAACTCCAAATCCCTGTCAAACATTGAATACCAGTTGATTATTAGCAAGACTGAGACAggagactctgctgtgtattactgtgaaACATGGGACAACTCTGATAAAGAGTAT GTATTCGGACAAGGAACCAAGCTGATTGTGACaa GCTCcagcctccctcctcctgtcctGACAATCTTCCCTCCGTCCAGCGCTGAGCTCCGGTCCAACAAAGCCTCTCTGGTCTGTCTGTCCAGTCAGTCTGTGCCTTTTGCAGATGTCACCTGGTTGGCTGATGGGAGTCCAGTGAGCAGTGGGGTCTCTACCAGCACCGCCGTTCAACAACCAGACCAGAGTTTCCAAATCAGCAGCTATCTGGACATCCAGACGTCAGAGTGGAACATGAACAAGGTTTACACTTGTAAAGTGTCTTTGGGATCCCAGActtcagagaaaaacatcaacaagtcTAAATGTCGCACTGAAGAATAG
- the LOC113158576 gene encoding immunoglobulin lambda-1 light chain-like isoform X3 — protein MLGNLCTLITVLTYVDAVKVLTQTPAVHTASTGQEVVLNCNIERYDGYYVSWYKQVPGKAPQYVLRLYFEHGSPDFGSGFSSNRFNSKASSEINYQFIIKRAETGDSAQYFCETWDSSASAAVFGQGTKLIVTSSSLPPPVLTIFPPSSAELRSNKASLVCLSSQSVPFADVTWLADGSPVSSGVSTSTAVQQPDQSFQISSYLDIQTSEWNMNKVYTCKVSLGSQTSEKNINKSKCRTEE, from the exons atGCTGGGGAACCTCTGTACTCTCATTACTGTTCTGACAT ATGTTGATGCAGTGAAAGTACTGACTCAGACGCCTGCTGTCCACACAGCTTCTACAGGACAGGAGGTTGTTCTTAACTGCAACATTGAGAGATATGATGGATATTATGTCAGTTGGTACAAACAGGTTCCTGGTAAAGCTCCTCAGTATGTCCTGAGATTATACTTTGAGCATGGTTCACCTGACTTTGGATCAGGATTCTCCTCAAACCGATTCAATTCCAAAGCTTCATCAGAAATAAATTACCAGTTCATCATCAAGCGTGCTGAGACAGGAGACTCTGCTCAGTATTTCTGTGAGACATGGGACAGCTCTGCTTCTGCAGCT GTATTCGGACAAGGAACCAAGCTGATTGTGACaa GCTCcagcctccctcctcctgtcctGACAATCTTCCCTCCGTCCAGCGCTGAGCTCCGGTCCAACAAAGCCTCTCTGGTCTGTCTGTCCAGTCAGTCTGTGCCTTTTGCAGATGTCACCTGGTTGGCTGATGGGAGTCCAGTGAGCAGTGGGGTCTCTACCAGCACCGCCGTTCAACAACCAGACCAGAGTTTCCAAATCAGCAGCTATCTGGACATCCAGACGTCAGAGTGGAACATGAACAAGGTTTACACTTGTAAAGTGTCTTTGGGATCCCAGActtcagagaaaaacatcaacaagtcTAAATGTCGCACTGAAGAATAG
- the LOC113158576 gene encoding immunoglobulin lambda-1 light chain-like isoform X2, with the protein MLGTVCTLITALTCVSGVTVVTQKPPVVTVRKGETVNMDCNLGTVTKSGARWYKQIPGGVPQFVLYFYHSRSSPIYGSGFSSPKFTSNHQTESDYRLIINNVEEGDSAVYYCHTWDSSAKEEVFGQGTKLIVTSSSLPPPVLTIFPPSSAELRSNKASLVCLSSQSVPFADVTWLADGSPVSSGVSTSTAVQQPDQSFQISSYLDIQTSEWNMNKVYTCKVSLGSQTSEKNINKSKCRTEE; encoded by the exons atgttggGGACCGTCTGCACTCTCATCACTGCTCTAACAT GTGTGAGTGGTGTGACGGTGGTGACACAGAAACCTCCTGTTGTGACGGTGAGGAAAGGAGAGACAGTCAACATGGACTGTAACCTGGGAACTGTTACTAAAAGTGGAGCTCGTTGGTATAAACAGATTCCAGGAGGAGTTCCTCAGTTTGTGCTGTATTTTTATCACAGCAGGAGCTCCCCAATCTATGGCTCTGGTTTCTCGTCTCCCAAATTTACATCAAATCATCAGACAGAGTCAGATTATCGTTTGATTATCAACAATGTGGAGGAGGGAGactcagcagtttattactgtcacaCATGGGATAGCTCTGCTAAGGAGGAG GTATTCGGACAAGGAACCAAGCTGATTGTGACaa GCTCcagcctccctcctcctgtcctGACAATCTTCCCTCCGTCCAGCGCTGAGCTCCGGTCCAACAAAGCCTCTCTGGTCTGTCTGTCCAGTCAGTCTGTGCCTTTTGCAGATGTCACCTGGTTGGCTGATGGGAGTCCAGTGAGCAGTGGGGTCTCTACCAGCACCGCCGTTCAACAACCAGACCAGAGTTTCCAAATCAGCAGCTATCTGGACATCCAGACGTCAGAGTGGAACATGAACAAGGTTTACACTTGTAAAGTGTCTTTGGGATCCCAGActtcagagaaaaacatcaacaagtcTAAATGTCGCACTGAAGAATAG
- the LOC113158576 gene encoding immunoglobulin lambda-1 light chain-like isoform X1, translating into MLGTLFTLITALTYVDAVKVLTQTPAVHTASTGQEVVLNCNIERYDGYYVSWYKQVPGKAPQYVLRLYFEHGSPDFGSGFSSNRFNSKASSEINYQFIIKRAETGDSAQYFCETWDSSASAAVFGQGTKLIVTSSSLPPPVLTIFPPSSAELRSNKASLVCLSSQSVPFADVTWLADGSPVSSGVSTSTAVQQPDQSFQISSYLDIQTSEWNMNKVYTCKVSLGSQTSEKNINKSKCRTEE; encoded by the exons atgcTGGGGACTCTCTTCACTCTCATCACTGCTCTAACAT ATGTTGATGCAGTGAAAGTACTGACTCAGACGCCTGCTGTCCACACAGCTTCTACAGGACAGGAGGTTGTTCTTAACTGCAACATTGAGAGATATGATGGATATTATGTCAGTTGGTACAAACAGGTTCCTGGTAAAGCTCCTCAGTATGTCCTGAGATTATACTTTGAGCATGGTTCACCTGACTTTGGATCAGGATTCTCCTCAAACCGATTCAATTCCAAAGCTTCATCAGAAATAAATTACCAGTTCATCATCAAGCGTGCTGAGACAGGAGACTCTGCTCAGTATTTCTGTGAGACATGGGACAGCTCTGCTTCTGCAGCT GTATTCGGACAAGGAACCAAGCTGATTGTGACaa GCTCcagcctccctcctcctgtcctGACAATCTTCCCTCCGTCCAGCGCTGAGCTCCGGTCCAACAAAGCCTCTCTGGTCTGTCTGTCCAGTCAGTCTGTGCCTTTTGCAGATGTCACCTGGTTGGCTGATGGGAGTCCAGTGAGCAGTGGGGTCTCTACCAGCACCGCCGTTCAACAACCAGACCAGAGTTTCCAAATCAGCAGCTATCTGGACATCCAGACGTCAGAGTGGAACATGAACAAGGTTTACACTTGTAAAGTGTCTTTGGGATCCCAGActtcagagaaaaacatcaacaagtcTAAATGTCGCACTGAAGAATAG